From Coffea arabica cultivar ET-39 chromosome 2e, Coffea Arabica ET-39 HiFi, whole genome shotgun sequence, the proteins below share one genomic window:
- the LOC113732106 gene encoding protein transport protein SEC23 C → MAEFLDLEAQDAVRMPWNVLPGIKSESAQCVIPISAIYTPLKPLPPTTPVLPYSPLRCRNCRSVLNPFAIVDYSNPNNKIWICCFCLQRNHFPPHYQGISESNLPGELFPHLTTIEYEDQNLAASAAASSPIYLFVVDTCVIEEEIGFLKSSLLQVLGTMPENCLIGLITFGTYVHVHELGYGQIPKVYVFKGSKELTKEQVLEHMGFLANKPKPTIGVIAGARDGLSQESIARFLLPASECEFTLSSIFEELQKDPWPVPADQRAARCSGTALSVAAHLLGICVPGSGARIMAFLGGPSTEGPGSIVSKTLSEPIRSHKDLDKDSAPLYHKAVRFYEGISKQLVHQGHVLDVFACALDQVGVAELKAVVEKTGGFVVLAESFGHSVFRDSLKRVFQSGDYDLGLSSSGIFEVNCSKDIKIQGIIGPCASLDKKGPLASENVIGQGNTTAWKMCGLDKTTSLCLFFDIVKKESPDAIAQSANNLFYFQFLTYYQHSSGQMRLRATTISRRWVAGPGSVQDLVAGFDQEAAAVVMARQVSFKMETEAEFDPIRWLDKSLIHICSRFGDYQKDSPSSFSLSPRFSIFPQFVFHLRRSQFVQVFNNSPDETAYFRMILNRENVANSVVMIQPSLISYSFHSAPEPVLLDVAAIAADRILLLDSYFTIVVFHGSTIAQWRKAGYHQQPEHQAFAQLLQSPRDDANSIIRERFPVPRLVICDQHGSQARFLLVKLNPSATYNSDAPPAPGGDIIFTDDVSFEVFLEHLQRLAVQ, encoded by the exons ATGGCAGAGTTTCTCGACTTAGAAGCGCAAGACGCCGTGCGAATGCCATGGAACGTCTTACCAGGGATAAAATCCGAGTCAGCTCAGTGCGTAATTCCGATCTCGGCAATTTACACGCCCTTAAAACCTCTTCCTCCGACTACCCCAGTGTTGCCGTACTCCCCTCTCCGCTGCCGGAATTGCCGATCGGTGTTGAACCCTTTTGCTATCGTTGATTACTCCAACCCCAACAATAAAATCTGGATCTGCTGCTTTTGTCTACAGCGCAACCATTTTCCTCCCCATTATCAGGGCATTTCGGAATCCAATTTGCCGGGGGAGCTTTTCCCACATCTCACTACTATTGAGTATGAGGATCAAAATTTGGCGGCTTCGGCTGCTGCTTCCAGTCCTATATATCTATTTGTGGTGGATACGTGCGTTATTGAGGAGGAAATTGGATTCTTGAAATCTTCTTTATTACAG GTATTAGGGACTATGCCTGAGAATTGTCTTATTGGTTTGATCACATTTGGTACATATGTACATGTTCATGAGCTAGGGTATGGGCAGATTCCAAAGGTCTATGTTTTCAAGGGATCAAAGGAGTTAACTAAGGAGCAGGTGTTGGAGCATATGGGTTTCTTAGCAAATAAGCCGAAGCCAACTATCGGAGTTATTGCTGGTGCAAGAGATGGGCTGTCGCAGGAGAGTATTGCTAGGTTTCTGTTACCTGCATCAGAGTGTGAATTTACACTCAGCTCG ATATTCGAGGAGCTTCAAAAAGATCCTTGGCCGGTTCCAGCAGATCAAAGGGCTGCTAGGTGCTCTGGTACTGCATTGAGTGTTGCTGCTCATTTGTTAGGAATTTGCGTTCCAGGCTCTGGGGCCAGAATCATGGCATTTTTGGGTGGGCCATCGACAGAAGGGCCAGGCTCT ATTGTATCAAAAACTTTATCTGAGCCAATACGTTCTCATAAGGATCTGGATAAAGATTCTGCACCTCTCTATCATAAAGCTGTCAGGTTCTATGAAGGAATTTCGAAGCAGCTTGTTCATCAAGGACACGTACTGGATGTTTTTGCTTGTGCATTGGACCAG GTAGGAGTGGCTGAACTTAAAGCAGTAGTTGAGAAAACTGGAGGGTTCGTTGTGCTGGCAGAAAGTTTTGGTCATTCAGTTTTCAGGGATTCTTTAAAACGTGTTTTCCAGTCTGGGGATTATGACCTGGGACTATCTTCAAG TGGTATATTTGAGGTAAATTGCTCAAAAGATATTAAGATTCAAGGAATTATTGGCCCTTGTGCATCACTTGATAAG AAAGGTCCATTGGCCTCCGAAAATGTCATTGGTCAAGGAAACACAACTGCATGGAAGATGTGCGGCCTTGACAAAACTACGTCGTTATGCTTATTCTTTGATATTGTCAAAAAGGAGAGCCCTGATGCTATTGCTCAATCAGCAAACAACTTGTTTTACTTCCAGTTTTTGACATA TTACCAGCATAGCAGTGGACAAATGAGGCTTCGTGCAACCACCATCTCCAGAAGGTGGGTTGCTGGACCAGGAAGTGTACAG GACCTAGTAGCTGGGTTTGACCAAGAAGCTGCTGCTGTAGTTATGGCACGCCAAGTTTCTTTTAAAATGGAAACTGAG GCTGAATTTGACCCTATAAGATGGTTGGATAAATCCCTGATTCATATATGTTCACGATTTGGCGACTACCAAAAGGACAGTCCATCTTCTTTCAGTTTATCTCCTAGGTTTTCAATATTTCCTCAGTTTGTGTTTCATTTACGGCGTTCTCAGTTTGTCCAG GTCTTTAATAACAGCCCTGATGAGACAGCATATTTCAGAATGATTCTCAATAGGGAAAATGTGGCAAATTCAGTGGTGATGATCCAACCTTCATTGATCTCTTACTCTTTTCATTCTGCTCCAGAACCGGTTCTCCTTGATGTTGCTGCCATTGCTGCTGATAGAATCCTACTTTTGGATTCTTATTTTACAATTGTCGTATTTCATGGATCAACTATTGCTCAATGGCGAAAAGCAGGATACCACCAACAGCCTGAACATCAG GCATTTGCACAGCTGTTGCAATCTCCCCGGGATGATGCTAATTCTATAATCAGAGAAAGATTTCCTGTACCCCGCTTGGTCATTTGTGATCAGCATGGCTCTCAG GCACGTTTTCTGTTGGTAAAATTGAATCCTTCTGCTACATACAACTCTGATGCTCCTCCTGCTCCTGGGGGAGATATTATTTTTACTGATGATGTCAGCTTTGAGGTCTTCTTGGAACATCTTCAGCGGTTGGCTGTGCAATGA